The genomic region ttagtatttacataataataatatttgtgataataatattacttatgtcaatattaacacttctattatttataaaagatattaatactaatattaatgataataataatagtttgtgttattttcgtaataacaataataataataataataataattatattcataataataataataatcatacttatatccatgataataataataataatactattaatacttagtgatattacataataataactaaaatgataataataacaatcataatattaatattaacataacaataacaataattaataatactcataatatcaaatataatactaataacggTTATGATGcttataattaagatgataataataataataataattataatactagtaataatgatattaatattaattttagtagtgataataatattcataacactaatgatagtaataataatgattaatcatcataataataataacaataaaattaataataatgataataataaatgttacaacctttgaagagaagctttaaaaaaaaaacgccacggccgggactcgaacccccgacctctcgttaacccgaaaACCCATCAAACCATTCCTCTGTCCGTTCATATCTGACTAAACCCAAACCCAAAATTTATTAAACCTACTTTTCTGTTtcctttattcttcttcttctttaaaaaaATTAATAGACCAAACAATGATTCAAATCATCACAACAACGATTTTTGATATCTCAAGGTAATATCAATTAATCAAAATCACatgtttatattaattaaaaacaaaaaaaaaatatatatatatttatatatcaaaatAGCTGCTACTGTTTGCGgtttaaaaagaattttttttaatgattttgagttgGAGAACGTTTTAGCCAAAGCTTGCAACACCAAATAGgtttcaaatcactcctataaTCTTTCTCAATCGATAATTTAACTAGAGATATCAAAACGAGTTCAAATTTTGCCAAGAACGATTTGGTTGACTTTTTAAAAGTTATCTTTGAATTCAAAATTCATCTTTGATTTGAAGAATTGAAAAAtgatattttgcagaaagattgactaATTGAATCCTAACCtaactgcacttttagatttttaaatgaTAGTCGAATTCGAATTATGGTATAATTTGTCAAGAACACAGGTTAtcagtaaaaaaaaaattgattctgTAAAAGAAAAATTGTAATTGATAAATATAGTGAAAGGATTTGAACGACTTATTTTCCTCAAACATGATACAATCGATTTCATTATAAGGGAGATTCCATCGACAATTAATCACGGGTAGGAGAAGGACAGGGAAAAAAAAGAAAACAGACAAAGAAATAACGAATCTGATAATTGATATtacttacgcgtatgaatctgtatttattataaatatataactgtatttatatgtatatacttatgtgtatatatatttatgtatatatcatattaaattttgtaatattacctaataatataaatctattaataaatttaagaattttattaattttaataagaatactaatactaataataatagaaatataataataataatattactaataattatattgaaattatactaatattaataataagaataaaagtaattataaaatgataataataataatattgatgatactaataataatactaattataataatattagtaataatataacaatgtatttatatacatatctatgctTATAATTTCCTAACCATCTTATTTAGTATTTTCTTTTATTATCTtttatatgataattataattataatcatagccataacaataatatctttaatcaataatgataataataataataacaatataaccaATTAATTTTTAATACATGATTATTTTACGTAGATTGAAATAATATAAATTTCTacctataatatatattatttctttTTCAATATTTTCATATGTATAACAGTGTATAGAAATTCATATATTAACCAaccatttttaatatataattatttgttattaactttaaataaaaaaaatgagtaTTTTTAATTACTGTATTCCAAAGTTTTTAAATATATCttttaaaatactatatatatcTTTATTACTTAACAGGTTTTTATTTTTAAATCATGAAGTATTTTGCatctttaattctaatgtttaaattatatttttaaattattatatatactttcactatatatatatatatatatatatatatatatatatatatatatatatatatatatatacacaccattgttcgtgaatcgtcgggcatagtccaaAGGTAAATGATTACAGGAAAatagtttataaattttaatattcaacattacagactttgcttatcgtgtcaaaattatataaagattaagtttaaatttggtcgaaaattttcgggtcgtcacatccaaAATTAATAGGGACATAATtgaaactttaataatttttaatggTTATTTAGAGTAAGGCATAATAATTTTGTGACAAACAAAAATGGTAATGTAGACAGTTTTTTTGGGAcgaagggagtattattattaattatataagtaTATTATATTTTAGCTCAACAAATTAATGAATTAGTTAAGTattctatatattaaattatttaaaGAATCGTTAACGTAAAAAGATGGTATGATGTATATTTTGAGTTTGTGGTTTAAAAAATTATCACTCCTTTTTTTATGAGAAAATTACTGCAACAGACGATGttaaaatcaaaattaaaaaataaatgtaCGGAGCGTCAGAATGCGAAATTCATTCGTCGGTACTGGAGGTAACTACTCACCAATCGACACGTGTAACTCTCTACTATAGGAATGCTTATATTCGTCCGGTGGTACCGATTCAAATTTTTGATTTTCGTGTTCTTTTGCTTTACCATGTATGGTGAGTGGTTACCGTCACTACCACTGGACGAATTTTGCATTTCGATAGTCGGTACGTCTATTTTTGATTTTTGCTTCTCACATTATCTTTTGTAGTAAAGTAATTTTCTCTTTTTTTATTCCATACAATCGAATTCCACGTGTCACTTAAACTAATGAAATGAAATAACTTGAATAAAATCACTCAAAGTACACGCAGGAACATAACCCCTTCAATCAAAAATACCTAAACCCTAAAGACTCTcacaaccaaaaccctagccaccTTATACACCCCTTACTCTCTGGCACCCAACTTCCACCCTCCGTCACCGGAAATCAACCATGTCCGACATCGTTCGCTCAGAGAGCAAGAAAAAGAAGTCAAAGTCAAAAAGCTCCGACGACGCAAATGACGCCGCTGACGCCGTCGATTACATGATCAAACCGCAATCCTTCACGCCGTCGATCGACACATCCGAGTGGCCGATTCTTCTCAAAAACTACGATCGGCTTAACGTTCGTACCGGCCACTACACTCCACTGCCGTCAGGTTACTCACCGCTGAAACGGCCACTCGCTGAGTACATTAGGTATGGTGTTATTAATTTAGATAAACCTGCAAACCCTAGCTCTCATGAAGTTGTAGCCTGGATTAAGCGAATTCTTCGAGTTGAAAAAACAGGACATAGTGGTACACTCGATCCTAAAGTTACTGGAAACTTAATTGTGTGTATTGATAGAGCTACTAGGCTAGTTAAGTCACAACAAGGTGCAGGTAAAGAGTATGTTTGTGTTGCGCGGTTGCATTCCGCTGTACCTGATGTTGCTAAAGTAGCCAGGGCGTTGGAGACGTTAACAGGTGCGGTTTTTCAACGTCCTCCGTTGATTTCGGCTGTTAAACGGCAGCTTCGGATTAGAACTATTTACGAGAGTAAATTGTTGGAGTACGACGCTGATAAACATTTGGTTGTGTTTTGGATTTCGTGTGAGGCTGGGACGTATGTGAGGACATTGTGTGTTCATTTAGGGTTGATTTTGGGTGTTGGTGGACATATGCAGGAGTTGAGGAGAGTTAGGTCTGGTATTATGGGTGAGAAAGATAATATGATTACGATGCATGATGTTATGGATGCGCAATGGATGTATGATAATTACAGAGACGAGACGTATTTGAGGCGTGTGATTATGCCATTAGAAGTGTTGTTGACTAGTTATAAGAGATTGGTTGTGAAGGATTCAGCTGTGAATGCTATCTGTTATGGTGCTAAGTTGATGATTCCAGGGTTGTTAAGATTTGAAAATGATATTGAGAATGGTGAAGAAGTTGTGTTGATGACGACAAAGGGGGAGGCGATTGCTTTAGGTATAGCTGAGATGACTACTGCTGTAATGGCTACTTGTGATCATGGTGTTGTTGCGAAGATCAAGAGGGTGGTTATGGATAGAGATACTTACCCTAGGAAATGGGGGCTGGGTCCCACTGCTTCGATGAAGAAGAAACTGATTACTGaagggaaactgagtaaacatggGAAACCTAATGAGAAAACACCCGCTGAGTGGTTGAGAAACGTTGTTTTGCCTACTGGCGGGGATTCGGTGATTGCTAGTCTTGCCGCTGCACCTGCACCTGCGACTGAAGAAGCTATGGAAGTTAAGGATGATGTGAAAGTTAAGGATGAAGTGAAAGTTGAtagtgagaagaagaagaaaaaaaagaaaaaggatgtTGAAGATGGTGATGAAGGACATAAGAGGAAAGTGGAAGAGTCTGATGTTACAGATACGCCAGTAGTTTCTAAAAAAAGGAAGATTGAAGAAGTGAAGGAGGAAGCTGAGGAAGAGGTAGAAGGTGAGACaagtgagaagaagaagaaaaagaaaaagaagaaagaggGTGAAGAAGTTTTGCTATCTGATACTGATAAGtctgagaagaagaaaaagaaaaagaaggatAAACTAAATGATGACACCCCTGTTACTCCGTTAGCTGCTGTGAGTGATGATGATGTAAGCAAAAGctcgaagaagaagaaggagaagaagaagaagaagaagaaagatgctCAAGAAGAGGAATCTTGAAGACCCTGAATCATGCCGTCTGTGTTGTGTAAGCTTTTGATCAGTGCACTTCTCTAGAGGGCCAACTCTGCGTTTTTCTTTTCTAGTTTAATTTTTCAGTTCAACTTAGGCTTGCACCTGTAGTAGTCTTTCCAGTAATATTCTACTTATTAGTAATATTGTAtgttttgttgaaaattttggtaCCTTTATATGAGAGCTGGTGTTGAGTTAATGTTGATGGTTCTGCAATGTGCATTAGTTTATAGGATATTGAGCTATTGCTAATTAATGAAACTAATGTTATTAGCAGACTAGTCACTAGGTGATCCAGCAATTAAATATGGTTAAACTTCACCAAGTAATGCTAAATCAACTGTAGTCAAGTTTTGGCCTTCTAGACGTTACGCTTTTGTTTCATTTGTTAACGAAGGTGATGCAAAGAAGGCGATCTCCCAGCTAAATGGGTCAATGATTTTCGGAAAACCCATTTTTGTGGGAAGACCGAAAAAAATCTCGAGTAACTTCGGGCGATCGAAACCATCTGGTAGCGTCCAACTCAGGTGTAAAATCAATCCTAATCCTTTAATTTCGAATAATCTACAACTTGCTGTTATGTTGATTGATAGTGTACCATTGCTTGACATCAAAGTTTCATCCTTTTTAATTGCGCATAATGCACATGTTAATCGTATTAGTTTGCTAGGACCGTTTGGTTGTGTGTGTATGTGTGGTGATCAAGTGAGTTTTGATAACATCTTAAAAGCTGGCTCTAATGACTTCGCTCTTG from Rutidosis leptorrhynchoides isolate AG116_Rl617_1_P2 chromosome 9, CSIRO_AGI_Rlap_v1, whole genome shotgun sequence harbors:
- the LOC139865960 gene encoding H/ACA ribonucleoprotein complex subunit 4-like, whose product is MSDIVRSESKKKKSKSKSSDDANDAADAVDYMIKPQSFTPSIDTSEWPILLKNYDRLNVRTGHYTPLPSGYSPLKRPLAEYIRYGVINLDKPANPSSHEVVAWIKRILRVEKTGHSGTLDPKVTGNLIVCIDRATRLVKSQQGAGKEYVCVARLHSAVPDVAKVARALETLTGAVFQRPPLISAVKRQLRIRTIYESKLLEYDADKHLVVFWISCEAGTYVRTLCVHLGLILGVGGHMQELRRVRSGIMGEKDNMITMHDVMDAQWMYDNYRDETYLRRVIMPLEVLLTSYKRLVVKDSAVNAICYGAKLMIPGLLRFENDIENGEEVVLMTTKGEAIALGIAEMTTAVMATCDHGVVAKIKRVVMDRDTYPRKWGLGPTASMKKKLITEGKLSKHGKPNEKTPAEWLRNVVLPTGGDSVIASLAAAPAPATEEAMEVKDDVKVKDEVKVDSEKKKKKKKKDVEDGDEGHKRKVEESDVTDTPVVSKKRKIEEVKEEAEEEVEGETSEKKKKKKKKKEGEEVLLSDTDKSEKKKKKKKDKLNDDTPVTPLAAVSDDDVSKSSKKKKEKKKKKKKDAQEEES